In Ruegeria sp. YS9, the genomic window CATTGTGTGGGCCCCGCAAAGTCTATGAGGCACTCCGCCGACGAAAATCAATTCACATTTTTTTGAATGATCAACTTATTCAAAAAACGGGAAACCCTGCGCCGGCTAAGCAGATACGCTCCATTTTAGTTATCATTTGAAATGGAAAATGGTAGCCCGTAGGGGAATCGAACCCCTCTTTCCAGGTTGAAAACCTGGCGTCCTAACCGATAGACGAACGGGCCACTTGGTAGTGACGCAAGCACAAGTGGTAGCCCGTAGGGGAATCGAACCCCTCTTTCCAGGTTGAAAACCTGGCGTCCTAACCGATAGACGAACGGGCCACGCTGGCTTGTGGGGGGCCTTTTACGGTTTCACCGTGACCCCCGCAAGCCGAAAAACGCAGGGACTTGAAAGTTTTTTGCGCGGTCAGAGCGAGATGTCAATTTGCCTCTGCCGCGTCCTCGAGCCTGAGCTGCACGGATTGCCGTCCACCCCAGGTATTCACCTCAAGCCTGCCTGCAAAATGAAAGCGCGCGCCTCCATGATTTGACAGTTTCTCGCCCATCGGACCGTCAAAGGCACCAAAGGCAATCGCATCCAGCCCACCGCCCATGCCATCGGACAACGATAGCTTCAGGTGCGTTTCCCCCACACGTTTGGCAAAACGCACCTGTAGATCCGGAATCGCGTATCGCGGGGCAGGGGCTCCGGCGCCGAACGGTCCGGCCTGTTCGATCTGTTCGACCAACTCCACTGTTGCGGCACCGGGCATAAGGGCACCGTCCAGCTTCAAATCCGCCGGGCCGCCCTGACCTGCGCCTTGTTTTGCCAGCAGTTCACTGAGACGTTCCATGGCAGGTTCCAGTTTGTCGCGCATGACGGTAAGTCCAGCAGCCATCTTGTGACCACCGCCCTTGACCAGCAACCCTTCGGCCGCGAGCCGCTGGATCGACGCCCCCAGATCCACGCCCGAGACCGAACGCCCCGAGCCTTTGCCCTCATCACCGTCAAAACCGATCACGATGGCCGGACGGTTGGCGGTTTCTTTCAATCGAGACGCCACGATGCCCACCACCCCCGGATGCCAGCCCTCACCGGCGGCCCAGACCAGTGGCGCGTCGAGTCCGCGACCCTCGGCCTGCTCCATCGCGGCGGCGCGCACGGCGTTTTCGATATCCCGGCGTTCTGTGTTCAGCGCGTCCAGACGTTCGGACAGGGCCTGTGCCTCGTGCAGGGAATCCGTGCTCAGCAGGCGGGCACCCAGATCGGCCTGCCCGATGCGACCGCCTGCGTTCACGCGGGGGCCAAGCAGAAAACCCAGGTGATAGCTGTTGGGCGCCGTATCCATGCG contains:
- the recJ gene encoding single-stranded-DNA-specific exonuclease RecJ, coding for MGFLGVEQSLTGRRWVGPEAELERAAEMMTQQTDLPRAVCQVLARRGVPVMEARGFLDPKLKELLPDPRDMKDMEVAAARFLDAVRRREKIAVFADYDVDGGSSAALLLVWLRQMGLQATLYVPDRIDEGYGPNVPAMRELATSHDLIICVDCGTPSHEPIAAATGADVIVLDHHLGGETLPDCVAVVNPNRQDESGDLGYFCAAGVVFLMLVEAGRQLRAAGAKGPDLISMLDLVALATVADVAPLIGANRALVRQGLKVMAQRQRPGLVALSDVSRMDTAPNSYHLGFLLGPRVNAGGRIGQADLGARLLSTDSLHEAQALSERLDALNTERRDIENAVRAAAMEQAEGRGLDAPLVWAAGEGWHPGVVGIVASRLKETANRPAIVIGFDGDEGKGSGRSVSGVDLGASIQRLAAEGLLVKGGGHKMAAGLTVMRDKLEPAMERLSELLAKQGAGQGGPADLKLDGALMPGAATVELVEQIEQAGPFGAGAPAPRYAIPDLQVRFAKRVGETHLKLSLSDGMGGGLDAIAFGAFDGPMGEKLSNHGGARFHFAGRLEVNTWGGRQSVQLRLEDAAEAN